The nucleotide window TTTTTCCAGGTAAACTTTTTGGGTAGGTAGGTCATCATCGAGAATATTTAAAGTTTGACCGATGGATTCTTGGCTATTTAAGGCAGCCACAATCGCAGATGCGCTGTTTTCTACATAGGATAAAGGTAGGGTCGCATTTTCTCCTATTTTTAGCCATAAATTATCCCCTAATTCCGCTCCTAAATGAGCGTGCCAGAGATTATCTCGTCCATAAATCATCCCCGGACGAATAATGGTGACTGGTGCTGATTGAGTTTTTTCAAATTCTCGGATTAATTCTTCTTGAATGAGTTTAGTCTGGGCATATTCATCTCGATAGATGGGATTTTTGTCAAGGGGAGCATTTTCATCTACGAGTTGTCCGCTTTTGATATGCAGCCAATCATAAACTGAGAAGGTACTAATGGCCACGAGTCTTTTAACTCCGGCTTGAATCATCCCTTCTAACAAGTTTTCTGTGGCGACGACAGTCCCTGCAAACTGAGTGTAAAAATCGCCGGCTTTAGTTGCTGCCAGATGAATCACGGCATCTACTCCTTGGAGTGCCTCAGTTATACCTCGTTTTTGTCTAAGATCAAGGCGAACTAATTCTACATTAGGATGATTATGCCAAGAGAATTTTTTTTCGCTGCTGGCGGGTCTAATCACAGCACGAACTTGATAATTTTGTCTCAGGAGTTCAACCACTAAATACTGGCCGAGAAAACCTGAAGCTCCGGTTACGAAAACAACTGTCATATCTGATTTTCCTGTGCTAATAAGGCTTCAATCAATCGACTGGTGCGGGCCATGTCTTCAAACGTAATGGGGGGTTCTTTTCCGTCAATGAGAGATTGATAAGTGATCTCTAAAA belongs to Gloeothece citriformis PCC 7424 and includes:
- a CDS encoding NAD-dependent epimerase/dehydratase family protein, which translates into the protein MTVVFVTGASGFLGQYLVVELLRQNYQVRAVIRPASSEKKFSWHNHPNVELVRLDLRQKRGITEALQGVDAVIHLAATKAGDFYTQFAGTVVATENLLEGMIQAGVKRLVAISTFSVYDWLHIKSGQLVDENAPLDKNPIYRDEYAQTKLIQEELIREFEKTQSAPVTIIRPGMIYGRDNLWHAHLGAELGDNLWLKIGENATLPLSYVENSASAIVAALNSQESIGQTLNILDDDLPTQKVYLEKLLLKTPQPPRMIPISWPVMRTIVDLMWFYNQKFLKGQAKFPGIFVPAKLHPRFKPYRFTNRRAKEILNWTPAYSLDVALDRSCSDQDLLEIAPVADQPTLLSKT